A genomic window from bacterium includes:
- a CDS encoding DUF1593 domain-containing protein, whose product MIVEIKAVKQLTDIGGDPDDQQSLVRLLTYANEFHIEGLLATSRLNHGSDTRPEQIEALIQAYALVYDSLRHHAEGYPLPDSLQALVKSGLGDPEKLGAGWDTQASRWIIKVAERPDEHPL is encoded by the coding sequence ATCATTGTAGAGATCAAAGCCGTCAAACAGCTCACCGACATCGGCGGCGACCCGGATGATCAACAGAGCCTGGTACGCCTACTGACCTATGCCAACGAGTTTCATATCGAAGGGCTGTTGGCCACCAGTCGCCTGAACCATGGGTCTGACACCCGGCCTGAACAGATCGAGGCCCTGATCCAAGCCTATGCGCTGGTTTATGACAGCCTGCGCCATCACGCGGAAGGGTACCCTCTGCCGGATTCCCTGCAAGCCCTCGTCAAAAGCGGTTTGGGCGATCCCGAGAAACTGGGCGCCGGATGGGATACCCAGGCCTCCCGCTGGATCATCAAAGTCGCCGAGCGGCCGGACGAGCATCCACTGTAG
- a CDS encoding DUF1593 domain-containing protein has protein sequence MSIWGGNRELAQALWSVRDRLDDKALNAFIKKIRVFAIADQDRWGCWINEFS, from the coding sequence ATCAGCATCTGGGGCGGAAACCGCGAGCTCGCCCAGGCGCTGTGGAGCGTACGCGACCGGCTCGACGATAAGGCGTTAAATGCGTTCATAAAAAAAATCCGCGTCTTTGCCATCGCAGATCAGGACCGTTGGGGCTGCTGGATCAATGAGTTTTCCTGA